From the genome of Amylibacter sp. IMCC11727:
TCCCAGATCGCGTGCTCTTAGCCGAAGACGTCATTTGGTCAGGCGACGCAGAAACGGGTTACCTCTCCTCTCACCGTGTGCGCACCACTGGCACACACACGGGGCATGGCGCATTTGGCGCCCCAACAGGCAAACAGTTCTACATCCGCGTGATCGCCGATTGCGCGGCCAAGTCCGACACCATCTATGATGAATGGCTGGTGCGCGATTACGGCGGCATGGCGCGACAACTGGGCCTTGATCCCCAACAAATCGCACGAGTTCAAGTCGGCGATGGAACCCGCCCATTTACCCCCGCAGATGACGTGGATGGCGGCTATCACGGCACAGGCAACACCAATGAATGGGGCGCAAAATACGCCGATATTCTGCACCGCATCATGGCCGCCGATCTTGCCGTTATCCCGCGCGAATATGACCGCGCCTGCCATTTGCACCACGCTGGCGCGCGCGATGGTCTTTCCCACGTTGACGCGGACACATACTGGACCGCCCTGCGCTCATCTTTCCCCTCGGCCACTTTCGCAATCCACCACCAAATCGGCCGCGATGACCCAATGATGCCACCCCGCGCCGCAATCCGCTGGTCCCTCACGGGCAAACACGATGGCTGGGGCATGTTTGGCCCACCCACAGGCGCACCCGTCCACGTGATGGGCATATCCCACGCCGAATTCGGCCCATGGGGCCTGCGCCACGAAACCACGCTTTACGACGAAGTGTCGATCTGGAAACAGATAGCACTGCACACGGGGTAATTATGGACACATACAACACACATCTGTTCGGGCAGGCAGCGCTGGAGTTGCAACACAAGATCGGCAAGCGCGATCAATTTGCCAAAGTCTACGCCAACCGCTGGACCGATGGCATCACGGATCGCTTCAAAGAATTCATCGCCAATTGCACCACCATGTATATCGCCAGCACCGTTGAAAACGGCTGGCCCTATGTGCAACATCGCGGCGGCCCCCGTGGGTTTTTGAAAGTGATCGAGCAAGACACACTCGGCTTTGCCGATTACCACGGTAATCAGCAATTCATCACCCAAGGCAATCTTCAAACCAACGACCGCGTGTCACTGATCCTGATGGACTACGCGGCCAAAGCCCGCATCAAAATGATCGGCCATGCCACCATGATCGACGCAAGCGAAGACCCCGATCTTGCCGCCGAACTCCACGTGGACGGTGAAGGCCCCGTCGAACGCCTCACTACAATCAAGGTCACCGCTCTCGATGTGAATTGCCCCAAATACATCACCCAACGGTTCGACGAGGGTGAAATCCAAACCATGCTCGGCCCGCGCATTTCTGAACTCGACCGTCAGGTCGGTGTTCTTGCGGATCGGCTCAAAGAACTCGGCGAAGACCCCGCCGCATTATTGAAAAAGGAAACACCATGACCCCAGCAGAAATGGAAGCCCGCATCGTGCGCTACGGCGACCTGCGCCCCTGTAAAACCGCCTTTATCGACGCCCACACACCGGGGTCCGATCAAAAGGAAAACTTTACCATCATCGGTGGCGGCGTATCCGAATCTGCCGACCAACACGTCCACATTGCCGACACACCAGGGTTCAACATCGGGGCCGCGGGGCAACCACCCAAATGCCGCAATTCCCTGCACACCCACCGCACCGCCGAAGTGTTCTTCGTGCTCAAAGGAACATGGCGTTTCTTCTGGGGCCGCTGGGGCGATGCAGGCGAAGTCACCTTGCAAGAAGGCGACATCTTTAACATCCCCACCCACATGTTCCGTGGCTTTGAAAACATCGGCACCGACTACGGCATGATCATGGCCATCCTTGGCGGCGATGATGCAGGCGGCGGCGTTGTCTGGGCCCCTCAGGTCATTGAAGACGCCAAAGACCACGGCCTCGTCCTTGGCGACAACGGCAAACTCTACGACACCAAA
Proteins encoded in this window:
- a CDS encoding cupin domain-containing protein; amino-acid sequence: MTPAEMEARIVRYGDLRPCKTAFIDAHTPGSDQKENFTIIGGGVSESADQHVHIADTPGFNIGAAGQPPKCRNSLHTHRTAEVFFVLKGTWRFFWGRWGDAGEVTLQEGDIFNIPTHMFRGFENIGTDYGMIMAILGGDDAGGGVVWAPQVIEDAKDHGLVLGDNGKLYDTKKGESLSQGVSPMPVLDAEALKEFPEPTTTEVVPHYVARYWDMMALSDKQPCDVIGPNGMLRDRPGFDVEFLSRSSISSDSYSHADHEVLMPMRGHWRLTWDGGTTALNPGDTAAIPPNVAHSLEPAMTGEASLFRVRSNEDPAGRTMAL
- a CDS encoding ester cyclase encodes the protein MTEAFTGFSQRWADFPNYIIGITKEIWEDRGIATLHDYYADDVVMRFPSGILHGNQTVINGTMATIAEFPDRVLLAEDVIWSGDAETGYLSSHRVRTTGTHTGHGAFGAPTGKQFYIRVIADCAAKSDTIYDEWLVRDYGGMARQLGLDPQQIARVQVGDGTRPFTPADDVDGGYHGTGNTNEWGAKYADILHRIMAADLAVIPREYDRACHLHHAGARDGLSHVDADTYWTALRSSFPSATFAIHHQIGRDDPMMPPRAAIRWSLTGKHDGWGMFGPPTGAPVHVMGISHAEFGPWGLRHETTLYDEVSIWKQIALHTG
- a CDS encoding pyridoxamine 5'-phosphate oxidase family protein → MDTYNTHLFGQAALELQHKIGKRDQFAKVYANRWTDGITDRFKEFIANCTTMYIASTVENGWPYVQHRGGPRGFLKVIEQDTLGFADYHGNQQFITQGNLQTNDRVSLILMDYAAKARIKMIGHATMIDASEDPDLAAELHVDGEGPVERLTTIKVTALDVNCPKYITQRFDEGEIQTMLGPRISELDRQVGVLADRLKELGEDPAALLKKETP